The following are encoded in a window of Phaseolus vulgaris cultivar G19833 chromosome 3, P. vulgaris v2.0, whole genome shotgun sequence genomic DNA:
- the LOC137808029 gene encoding uncharacterized protein: MTYYDNDGGGRGEVVPDVAITIQPDDGNGYYVKLRPCPDDGSPLGAAVEPSVKTIRATVWYWLKLVVLFLCLGFLAVVVLVWIGPFCMDKGVIPILNWETETFSTPILTVLVFASVAVFPTLLLPSTPSMWVAGMTFGYGFGFLLIISAAAIGVSLPFIIGKTFHHKIEGWLEKYPNKASILRSAGGGNWFHQFRAVALIRISPFPYLIFNYCAVATNVKYGPYIVGSLVGMVPEIFVAIYTGILIRTLADASHEKHSLSAPQIILNVAGFCITVATTIFITAFARRRLDELQREETLLQ; encoded by the exons ATGACGTATTACGATAATGACGGTGGTGGGAGAGGGGAGGTGGTGCCGGACGTTGCCATCACAATCCAACCCGATGATGGTAATGGGTACTATGTGAAATTGAGGCCCTGTCCCGATGACGGTTCTCCGCTGGGTGCGGCGGTGGAGCCTTCTGTGAAGACGATAAGAGCCACCGTGTGGTATTGGTTGAAATTGGTGGTGTTGTTTTTATGCCTGGGGTTTTTGGCTGTCGTTGTGCTTGTCTGGATTGGACCTTTTTGCATGGACAAG GGGGTTATTCCGATATTAAATTGGGAGACAGAGACTTTCAGCACTCCAATATTAACTGTTTTGGTGTTTGCCTCCGTAGCAGTATTCCCAACCCTGCTCTTGCCATCTACACCTTCTATGTGGGTGGCTGGAATGACATTTGGTTATGGCTTTGGGTTCTTGCTAATTATATCTGCAGCAGCTATTGGTGTATCACTCCCTTTTATCATTGGCAAAACCTTCCACCATAAAATTGAA GGGTGGTTGGAGAAGTATCCAAACAAGGCTTCTATTCTAAGGTCTGCTGGTGGAGGGAACTGGTTTCATCAGTTCCGAGCTGTTGCCTTAATCAGAATTTCCCCATTCCCTTACTTAATCTTCAACTATTGTGCTGTGGCAACAAATGTTAAGTATGGGCCTTATATTGTTGGATCCTTGGTAGGAATGGTGCCAGAAATATTTGTTGCAATCTACAC TGGAATCTTGATTCGTACATTGGCTGATGCTTCGCATGAAAAACATTCTCTATCTGCCCCCCAAATTATTCTCAATGTTGCCGGCTTCTGCATAACGGTAGCGACGACCATCTTCATCACAGCTTTTGCTAGAAGACGGCTTGATGAGTTGCAGAGGGAGGAGACATTGTTGCAATAG
- the LOC137808030 gene encoding chalcone--flavanone isomerase 1B-2-like — protein MMATPPSITSVTVEFLQFPAVVTPPSSTKSYFLGGAGVRGLNIEGEFVKFTGIGVYLEEKAVAWLCAKWKGKNAAELLESLEFYRDIIKGPFEKYIRGSKLRTLDGPEYVRKVSENCVIFMKSVGSYGEAEEKAIEEFRYAFKDQNFPPGSTVFYRQSPTGTLGLSFSKDDTIPENEYVVIENKALSEAVLETMIGEIPVSPALKESLATRFYEFLKEDNSNTE, from the exons ATGATGGCCACACCACCATCCATCACTAGTGTCACAGTGGAGTTCCTTCAATTCCCTGCAGTTGTCACACCTCCTTCTTCTACCAAATCCTATTTCCTTGGTGGAGCAG GGGTGAGAGGGTTGAATATTGAAGGAGAGTTTGTGAAGTTCACTGGAATTGGGGTTTATTTGGAAGAGAAGGCTGTGGCATGGCTCTGTGCCAAATGGAAGGGCAAGAATGCAGCTGAATTGCTGGAGTCTCTTGAGTTCTACAGAGATATCATCAAAG GTCCCTTTGAAAAATACATTCGAGGGTCAAAGTTAAGAACATTGGATGGACCTGAATATGTAAGGAAAGTATCTGAGAACTGTGTGATCTTTATGAAATCCGTTGGAAGTTATGGTGAAGCAGAAGAAAAAGCTATTGAAGAATTCAGATATGCATTCAAGGATCAAAATTTTCCACCAGGCTCAACTGTTTTCTATAGACAATCACCCACTGGAACATTGGGG CTTAGTTTCTCAAAAGATGACACAATTCCAGAAAATGAGTATGTAGTGATAGAGAACAAGGCACTTTCAGAGGCAGTGTTGGAGACTATGATTGGCGAGATTCCTGTTTCTCCTGCTTTGAAAGAGAGTTTGGCTACAAGATTTTACGAGTTTCTGAAAGAGGACAATTCCAACACTGAGTGA
- the LOC137805947 gene encoding zinc finger A20 and AN1 domain-containing stress-associated protein 7-like: MGSQQNNGTSYPPSEPKPCANNCGFFGNPDNENLCSKCYKQHQNQLSAINSLFCPSAAPPPLLDAAEPSSLAVSSPCAAGPSKPTNRCGGCNRKVGLTGFLCKCGITFCGVHRYPEKHQCTYDFKSAGREEIAKQNPVIKADKIQRF, translated from the coding sequence ATGGGTTCACAACAGAACAACGGCACCAGCTACCCTCCTTCGGAGCCCAAGCCCTGCGCCAACAACTGCGGTTTCTTCGGCAATCCCGATAACGAAAACCTCTGTTCCAAATGCTACAAGCAACACCAGAACCAGCTTTCTGCAATAAACTCTCTCTTCTGTCCTTCCGCCGCGCCGCCACCGCTTCTTGACGCGGCAGAACCATCATCTTTGGCGGTGTCTTCGCCGTGCGCGGCCGGGCCTTCCAAACCGACCAATCGATGCGGGGGTTGCAACAGAAAAGTGGGTTTAACGGGTTTCTTGTGCAAGTGTGGGATCACCTTCTGCGGGGTGCACCGTTACCCGGAGAAGCACCAGTGCACCTATGACTTCAAGAGTGCTGGGCGTGAAGAGATTGCCAAGCAAAATCCTGTTATAAAGGCTGACAAGATTCAAAGGTTTTAG